Within the Chloroflexota bacterium genome, the region GCGTTGACCTTGAGCATGATGTCGACGATGTCCTCGAGGGGGATGTCGTAGGTGTGCGGGCCGTGCCAGCTTCCCCAGCAGATGTGGTAGCGCACGAGCGACGAGGGGACGTTGGACAAGGCGTAGTTGAGGGCTTCCACGCGCAGGTCTGCGTACTTGCGGTACTCGTCCAGGTCAGGGCGGGAGACGAGCATGTCCCAGGTGTCGGGCAGGCCGGGGTCGTCGATCTGGATGACGAAACCGGCGTTGGCGATGGCCTCGTACTCCGGCCGCATCATCTCGGCGATGGCGTAGACGAACTCCTCTTCCGTCTTGTAGTACTCGTTGAAGAGCCGGTGGTCGATGGTGCCGGGGGCGAGGGTGGGGATGAACCCCTCGGCGTAGTCCACGCCCTCCAGCGCCGCTTGAAAGTTGGCGACGTCCGTGTTGACGAGGTCATGGCCGATGTAGGAGAGGGGCCCCGTGCAGATCTGCATCTCGCGAGGCTGGTATTCGCTGCTGACCAACCTCAGGCCAAAGCCCGATTCCTCTGCGTAGAACTCCCGAAAGTCGGTGCGGTCGCGGCCGTCCATGCTCATGGAGGCCACCTGACCCTCAGCGGGCACCTTCATCTCGAAGCCGCTGATGCGCTCGTCCAAGTAGAGGTTGAAGCTGGGCTTGGACTCCTCGCCCTCGCCGATGACGTCTATGCCCAACTCGACCTGCCGGTCGACCACCTCTTTGACCGCCTGCTTCACCTTTTGGTCGAATTCGGCCGGGTCATACGGCTGACCGGTGCGCTTTGCGGTGAGCAACGGCTGCAGGTACTTCGGACGGGGCAGGCTTCCTGCGTGCGTGGTGAGAATGTGGTCTTCACTTCGCTTCATGGGGACGGTCCCTCCTGCGTTGAGTTGACACTTGTGCCTGGAGATGCGGCACGGGCGCAGTCCATGGACACCTGCACCGTGCGGCGCACGAATGCTATGGGGAAGGTGAATGGGTGTCAAGGGCGGAAGAGGAGCCCCCTGTCGAGCGCGTCGACAGGGGGCTCCTTGGCCAGATACACAGGTCCGAGCGCTAGCGCTGGTACCAGCCCGAGCCGAATATGAGGCCGTCTTTCTCGACGACCCACGAGTGTTTCTGTTCCTCAGCACCGGTGTTGGGGTTCAGGTACGTGTAGCTGACCCAATCGCCGTCTTCCGTGGCGGCCGCAAGGGCGTTTCCGAAGTGGAACCCGTCGGCTCCCTTGAAATCGTCCGACGACAGGGGCTTGCCAACGTTGTCAGGAATGGTGGCGTGGGCGATGAGCACGCCGTCCTCGTCGGCAATGAAGACGTACCAGTCGCCGTCGACGCTTGCCATGGTGTTGTAGTAGGCGACCGTGTCGTCGAGGCCGTCGTCCTCGTATCGCACGATGGCGTCTTCAACAAAGTACCTGGTGTATGCGCCGGGCT harbors:
- a CDS encoding cobalamin-independent methionine synthase II family protein, encoding MKRSEDHILTTHAGSLPRPKYLQPLLTAKRTGQPYDPAEFDQKVKQAVKEVVDRQVELGIDVIGEGEESKPSFNLYLDERISGFEMKVPAEGQVASMSMDGRDRTDFREFYAEESGFGLRLVSSEYQPREMQICTGPLSYIGHDLVNTDVANFQAALEGVDYAEGFIPTLAPGTIDHRLFNEYYKTEEEFVYAIAEMMRPEYEAIANAGFVIQIDDPGLPDTWDMLVSRPDLDEYRKYADLRVEALNYALSNVPSSLVRYHICWGSWHGPHTYDIPLEDIVDIMLKVNADAFSIEAGNVRHDHEWRVWETTKLPDGKLLVPGVVSHATNVVEHPRLVADRILKYASLVGRENVIAGTDCGLGGRVHQQIAWAKFKALKEGADLATSELWG
- a CDS encoding cache domain-containing protein, with product MNWSPGRCLNTGSLALIAFAAFALAAACVNVSVNTSETPSPVTEPGAYTRYFVEDAIVRYEDDGLDDTVAYYNTMASVDGDWYVFIADEDGVLIAHATIPDNVGKPLSSDDFKGADGFHFGNALAAATEDGDWVSYTYLNPNTGAEEQKHSWVVEKDGLIFGSGWYQR